The Streptomyces sp. NBC_01244 genome contains a region encoding:
- the rpsA gene encoding 30S ribosomal protein S1, which produces MTSSTETTATTPQVAVNDIGDEAAFLAAIDETIKYFNDGDIVDGVIVKVDRDEVLLDIGYKTEGVIPSRELSIKHDVDPNEVVKVGDEIEALVLQKEDKEGRLILSKKRAQYERAWGTIEKIKEEDGIVTGTVIEVVKGGLILDIGLRGFLPASLVEMRRVRDLQPYVGKELEAKIIELDKNRNNVVLSRRAWLEQTQSEVRQTFLTTLQKGQVRSGVVSSIVNFGAFVDLGGVDGLVHVSELSWKHIDHPSEVVEVGQEVTVEVLDVDMDRERVSLSLKATQEDPWQQFARTHQIGQVVPGKVTKLVPFGAFVRVDEGIEGLVHISELAERHVEIPEQVVQVNDEIFVKVIDIDLERRRISLSLKQANESFGADPASVEFDPTLYGMAASYDDAGNYIYPEGFDPETNDWLEGFDKQREAWEGQYAEAQTRFEQHQAQVIKSREADEAAAAEGAAAPAAGSSSSAGAGISGGSYSSEGADETSGALASDEALAALREKLAGGQS; this is translated from the coding sequence ATGACGAGCAGCACCGAGACCACCGCCACCACCCCGCAGGTTGCGGTCAACGACATCGGTGACGAGGCCGCGTTCCTCGCCGCGATCGACGAGACGATCAAGTACTTCAACGACGGCGACATCGTCGACGGCGTCATCGTGAAGGTCGACCGTGACGAGGTTCTCCTCGACATCGGTTACAAGACCGAGGGCGTCATCCCGAGCCGCGAGCTCTCGATCAAGCACGACGTCGACCCGAACGAGGTCGTCAAGGTCGGCGACGAGATCGAGGCTCTTGTTCTCCAGAAGGAGGACAAGGAAGGCCGTCTGATCCTGTCCAAGAAGCGTGCGCAGTACGAGCGCGCCTGGGGCACGATCGAGAAGATCAAGGAAGAAGACGGCATCGTCACCGGTACCGTCATCGAGGTCGTCAAGGGTGGACTCATCCTCGACATCGGCCTCCGTGGCTTCCTTCCGGCCTCCCTCGTCGAGATGCGTCGCGTCCGCGACCTCCAGCCCTACGTGGGCAAGGAGCTCGAGGCGAAGATCATCGAGCTGGACAAGAACCGCAACAACGTGGTCCTGTCCCGCCGCGCCTGGCTCGAGCAGACCCAGTCCGAGGTTCGCCAGACGTTCCTCACCACCCTGCAGAAGGGTCAGGTCCGCTCCGGCGTCGTTTCCTCGATCGTCAACTTCGGTGCCTTCGTGGACCTGGGTGGCGTCGACGGTCTCGTTCACGTCTCCGAGCTGTCCTGGAAGCACATCGACCACCCGTCCGAGGTTGTCGAGGTCGGCCAGGAAGTCACCGTCGAGGTCCTCGACGTCGACATGGACCGCGAGCGTGTCTCCCTGTCGCTGAAGGCGACGCAGGAAGACCCGTGGCAGCAGTTCGCCCGGACGCACCAGATCGGTCAGGTCGTCCCGGGTAAGGTCACCAAGCTGGTTCCGTTCGGTGCGTTCGTCCGCGTGGACGAGGGCATCGAGGGTCTGGTCCACATCTCCGAGCTGGCCGAGCGCCACGTGGAGATCCCGGAGCAGGTCGTCCAGGTCAACGACGAGATCTTCGTCAAGGTCATCGACATCGACCTCGAGCGTCGCCGGATCTCGCTGTCCCTGAAGCAGGCCAACGAGTCCTTCGGTGCCGACCCGGCCTCGGTCGAGTTCGACCCGACCCTCTACGGTATGGCTGCCTCGTACGACGACGCGGGCAACTACATCTACCCCGAGGGCTTCGACCCCGAGACCAACGACTGGCTCGAGGGCTTCGACAAGCAGCGCGAAGCCTGGGAGGGCCAGTACGCCGAGGCGCAGACGCGCTTCGAGCAGCACCAGGCTCAGGTCATCAAGAGCCGCGAGGCCGACGAGGCCGCCGCTGCCGAGGGTGCGGCCGCTCCGGCCGCGGGCAGCAGCAGCAGCGCCGGTGCGGGCATCTCGGGTGGTTCGTACTCCTCCGAGGGTGCGGACGAGACCTCTGGCGCCCTGGCGTCCGACGAGGCCCTCGCCGCGCTCCGCGAGAAGCTGGCCGGCGGCCAGAGCTGA
- a CDS encoding class I SAM-dependent methyltransferase: MNQEDCAPEEAYEAGSATEDDSEATRRDAGEAESSRASRGWWDRNADEYQSEHGAFLGDDRFVWGPEGLDEAEAALLGPAASLKGKDVLEIGAGAAQCSRWLAAQGARPVALDLSHRQLQHALRIGGSDVPAARLIEADAGRLPFRDASFDLACSAYGAVPFVADPVNVMREVRRVLRPGGRWVFSVTHPVRWAFPDEPGPEGLSVAASYFDRTPYVEQDEQGRAVYVEHHRTIGDRVRDVVAGGFRLVDLVEPEWPAWNSQEWGGWSPLRGNLIPGTAIFVCERD; the protein is encoded by the coding sequence ATGAACCAAGAGGACTGCGCCCCCGAAGAGGCGTACGAAGCCGGATCGGCCACCGAAGACGATTCCGAGGCCACGCGGCGTGACGCGGGGGAAGCGGAGAGCAGCCGGGCGAGCCGGGGCTGGTGGGACCGCAACGCCGACGAGTACCAGAGCGAGCACGGCGCCTTCCTCGGCGACGACCGCTTCGTCTGGGGACCCGAGGGCCTGGACGAGGCGGAAGCGGCCCTCCTCGGGCCCGCCGCCTCCCTCAAGGGCAAGGACGTCCTGGAGATCGGCGCCGGCGCCGCCCAGTGCTCCCGCTGGCTGGCCGCCCAGGGCGCCCGCCCCGTCGCCCTGGACCTCTCCCACCGCCAGCTCCAGCACGCCCTGCGGATCGGCGGCAGCGATGTGCCGGCGGCCCGGCTGATCGAGGCCGACGCCGGGCGCCTCCCCTTCCGCGACGCCTCCTTCGACCTCGCCTGCTCCGCCTACGGGGCCGTCCCCTTCGTCGCCGACCCCGTGAACGTCATGCGCGAGGTGCGCCGCGTCCTGCGCCCCGGCGGCCGCTGGGTCTTCTCCGTCACCCATCCCGTCCGCTGGGCCTTCCCCGACGAGCCGGGCCCCGAGGGGCTGTCCGTCGCCGCCTCCTACTTCGACCGCACCCCGTACGTCGAACAGGACGAGCAGGGCCGCGCCGTATATGTGGAGCACCACCGCACGATCGGCGACCGGGTACGGGACGTGGTCGCGGGCGGTTTCCGCCTCGTCGACCTGGTCGAGCCGGAGTGGCCCGCGTGGAACAGCCAGGAGTGGGGCGGCTGGTCCCCGCTGCGCGGCAACCTCATCCCCGGTACGGCGATCTTCGTGTGCGAGCGGGACTGA